The Miscanthus floridulus cultivar M001 chromosome 7, ASM1932011v1, whole genome shotgun sequence genome includes a region encoding these proteins:
- the LOC136465300 gene encoding transcription factor MYB77-like: protein MAVPDEVAVGDGRAVAMKKSAWTKEEDTVLREQVRLHGPQNWAAISEALAGRNPKSCRLRWCQHLSPTVDTARPFAPQEDERIIALYRLYPNKWATIAGFLPGRTDNAVKNRWHSVLSKVYHHQQRRRR from the coding sequence ATGGCGGTGCCGGACGAGGTGGCGGTCGGCGACGGCCGGGCGGTGGCGATGAAGAAGTCGGCGTGGACCAAGGAGGAGGACACGGTGCTCCGGGAGCAGGTCCGGCTGCACGGCCCGCAGAACTGGGCGGCCATCAGCGAGGCGCTGGCCGGGCGCAACCCCAAGTCGTGCCGCCTCCGGTGGTGCCAGCACCTGAGCCCCACCGTCGACACCGCCAGGCCCTTCGCGCCCCAGGAGGACGAGAGGATCATCGCGCTCTACCGCCTGTACCCCAACAAGTGGGCCACCATCGCGGGCTTCCTCCCGGGCCGCACCGACAACGCCGTCAAGAACCGCTGGCACTCCGTCCTCAGCAAGGTGTACCACcaccagcagcggcggcggcgctag